One genomic region from uncultured Cohaesibacter sp. encodes:
- a CDS encoding sensor histidine kinase, translating into MTDKSPIPATFSTEQVINITRAIAGRVGYQAVIDAMSEEIQEILPHNHFDVVILDESKENLVAYETGIQTAWGGINRKNVSTSPIRDILLGKVDYLITANAMEDLRFNNESMFNAPIFEHTLRSRLHVQVRVAGELIGALSISSTKPDLYSLEHIENAKLLSDLIGPYFFALWQSELVRVSEIARVKEAARLEGLRSGARYVTDELERARAQIGMDLHDQTLADLSRTLRWLGSVEELDGEDLNDLKEELGHCLLGLRHIVDDAKPTVLEMFGLIEAVQAQLDRQIKTARQDISVEIIDQSDGRIDELPLNLRLVFYRILQEAGNNSIRHSGCSHLVITFKSDAEQLIISFKDNGCGYHKESYASRGGMLNMKTRASLVGAKVHFSQPGNPAELTICYHQEQGPREPNIK; encoded by the coding sequence ATGACAGATAAATCCCCAATACCGGCAACTTTTTCGACCGAGCAGGTCATAAACATCACCCGCGCAATCGCCGGACGTGTCGGCTATCAGGCTGTTATTGACGCGATGAGCGAAGAGATACAGGAAATTCTGCCGCACAATCATTTTGACGTGGTCATTCTGGATGAGTCGAAGGAAAATCTGGTTGCCTACGAAACCGGTATCCAGACCGCTTGGGGAGGAATCAATCGCAAAAATGTGTCCACCAGTCCCATCCGAGACATCCTTCTGGGCAAGGTCGATTATCTGATCACTGCGAATGCCATGGAAGACCTGCGTTTCAACAATGAAAGCATGTTCAACGCGCCGATCTTCGAACATACCCTGCGGTCTCGATTGCATGTGCAGGTGCGGGTTGCCGGCGAGTTGATCGGAGCCTTGTCGATATCTTCCACAAAGCCGGATCTCTATTCACTGGAGCATATCGAGAATGCCAAACTGCTCAGCGATCTGATTGGTCCCTATTTCTTCGCCCTGTGGCAATCGGAGTTGGTGCGGGTTTCTGAAATCGCCCGTGTCAAGGAAGCCGCCCGGCTGGAAGGACTGCGATCTGGTGCGCGCTATGTTACCGATGAGCTGGAGCGAGCGCGGGCGCAGATTGGTATGGATCTGCATGATCAAACCTTGGCAGACCTATCGCGCACTTTGCGTTGGCTCGGCTCGGTGGAAGAGCTGGATGGTGAGGACTTAAATGATCTCAAGGAAGAGTTGGGGCATTGCCTGTTGGGGCTAAGACATATTGTGGATGATGCCAAGCCAACCGTCCTGGAGATGTTCGGGCTGATCGAGGCCGTGCAGGCGCAGCTGGACCGGCAGATCAAAACAGCACGGCAGGATATCTCCGTCGAAATTATTGACCAGTCTGATGGTCGCATCGACGAGTTGCCGCTGAATCTGCGACTGGTTTTCTATCGTATTCTGCAGGAAGCGGGAAACAACTCCATTCGCCATTCCGGCTGCAGCCATCTTGTCATCACTTTCAAGAGCGATGCTGAGCAATTGATCATTTCTTTCAAGGATAATGGATGTGGCTACCACAAGGAAAGTTACGCCAGCCGCGGCGGGATGCTGAATATGAAAACCCGCGCTTCTCTGGTTGGGGCCAAAGTGCATTTCTCCCAGCCCGGTAATCCGGCTGAACTGACAATCTGCTATCATCAGGAACAGGGCCCCAGGGAGCCGAATATAAAATGA
- a CDS encoding ABC transporter permease produces MLNLSAFLRNAIPTYAMPVALLVVIGLFGIMAPVFLTASNFTAIIYQMSITGIMAVGMTFVIMTGGIDLSVGPVLASSGLVVFFLLHIAHFPLIPAVALGILTGAVTGAISGFVVSVFKLPAMIVTLGMLSIVRGTALLAGGPDLHLVKNQPGFEFIGNGFLFGIPFAIWIFAFVSLLFIFIQKRTTFGLQVASLGDNERAAYLSGRRVRLVKMMTYVICGMGAALAGIIQSSQVHTAAATYGEFGTELDVIAAVVLGGASLLGGKGSVARTILGVLFLAVLNNGFNILNVPIDYQLIIKGAIIVVALSLTEWANSKVA; encoded by the coding sequence ATGCTGAATCTGTCTGCGTTCTTGCGCAATGCCATTCCCACCTATGCCATGCCGGTTGCTTTGCTGGTTGTCATCGGCCTGTTCGGGATTATGGCGCCCGTGTTTTTGACCGCTTCAAACTTCACGGCGATCATCTACCAGATGTCGATTACGGGCATCATGGCGGTGGGCATGACCTTCGTGATCATGACCGGAGGTATTGATCTCTCTGTCGGACCGGTTTTGGCCAGTTCCGGATTGGTTGTTTTCTTCCTGCTGCATATTGCCCATTTCCCGCTTATTCCCGCTGTTGCATTGGGCATCCTGACTGGTGCGGTGACGGGGGCGATTAGCGGATTTGTTGTCTCTGTCTTCAAGTTGCCAGCGATGATCGTGACCTTGGGGATGCTCTCCATCGTCCGAGGTACTGCACTTCTTGCCGGTGGTCCGGATCTGCATCTGGTCAAGAACCAACCCGGTTTCGAGTTCATCGGCAACGGCTTCCTGTTTGGTATCCCGTTCGCCATCTGGATCTTCGCTTTTGTCAGCCTGTTGTTCATCTTTATCCAGAAGCGCACCACTTTCGGACTGCAGGTTGCCTCGCTGGGCGACAATGAAAGAGCGGCTTATCTCTCCGGCCGGCGCGTCAGGCTCGTCAAGATGATGACCTATGTGATCTGTGGCATGGGGGCTGCCCTGGCGGGTATCATTCAGAGCTCGCAGGTGCATACGGCAGCAGCCACCTATGGCGAGTTTGGTACCGAGCTCGATGTTATCGCTGCTGTGGTTCTGGGGGGCGCCAGCCTGCTTGGCGGTAAGGGATCGGTTGCCCGTACCATTCTGGGCGTGCTGTTTCTGGCTGTGCTCAACAATGGGTTCAATATTCTCAATGTGCCTATCGACTATCAGCTCATCATCAAGGGCGCCATTATCGTTGTTGCGCTTTCCTTGACCGAATGGGCCAACTCGAAGGTTGCGTAG